The DNA region GTAAAAAAGGAATGGAAAGGTAATACATTTTATGAAATTGATTCTTTTAAGCACTTTGGTACTCTTTCTCAATCACACTCACGCTAAAGACTACATCATCAAAGTAAACGACAAAGAATCTCTTGCTCATCAAAATGAACTATCGATCAAAAAACATCTTGGAAGAGATTATTATCTCGTTGAAACTAACGAACAATCACTAGAGTCTTTAAGAGCAAGAAAGTCTTCTTGGCTCCTCTCCTATGAAGAAGATCAAGAGACTGAACTCTACACTACCGATCCCCTCTACTCCCTTCAATGGGGTCATCAGAACCTAGGAAATAATGAGCCACGAAGAAATGGAGGAACAATACCCATTCAAGGTGTTGCTGGTGCTGATTCAAATAGTGAAAAAGCATGGAAGATCACAAAGGGAAGTAAAAAAATAATCGTTGCTGTTATAGATACAGGTGTTGATTATAAGCACGAAGATCTCAAAGATAATATCTGGGTAAACACGCAAGAGCTTAATGGAAAAAAAGGTGTCGATGACGATAATAATGGATATGTCGACGATATTTACGGATACAATTTTTCCAAAAATACTTCCGATCCTATGGATGACAATAAACACGGCACACACGTTGCAGGAATCATCGGAGCTTCTCACAATAATGTAGGAATTAAAGGAGTCATGGCCGATGTTCAAATCATGTCGGTAAAGTACATGGATAAAAAAGGAAGAGGAACATTATCTAAGGCCATTGAGGCGATACTCTATGCCATTGATAACGGAGCAAAGGTTCTCAATAATTCATGGGGAGCAAGAAAGCACTCTCAAGCACTTGAAGAAATCATTCAAAGCTCACTTAATGATGGCGTGCTTTTTGTCGCCGCTGCCGGAAATAGCTATTCAAATAATGATGAGTATCCTAAATGGCCAGCAAATTACAAAAGCCCAAATCTGATTAGCGTAGCCGCTTATAACCCAGAAGATCGCCTAGCTGGATTTTCTTGCTATGGTAGTGAATCGGTTCATCTTGCAGCTCCTGGAAGAAATATCTACTCAACAGCTCCTAAAGATAAATACATTGTTCTCTCGGGAACAAGTATGGCCGCTCCCTTTGTAAGTGGAGCACTAGGGTTGGCACTTAGTTTAGAGAAAAATCTGACTGCAACTGAAATACAGGAACTTATCATCTCTAGCTCAGTAAAAGTTGATCATTTGAAAGAAAGAGTCAAATCTGGTGGGCGCTTGGACATTTACGAATTTTTAAAGAGTATTACAATTTTTTAAAGGTTAAGATAAACAAATATTTCACCACTTACGCCTTAATCATCAGTTATTTAAAGGCCT from Halobacteriovorax sp. GB3 includes:
- a CDS encoding S8 family peptidase, coding for MKLILLSTLVLFLNHTHAKDYIIKVNDKESLAHQNELSIKKHLGRDYYLVETNEQSLESLRARKSSWLLSYEEDQETELYTTDPLYSLQWGHQNLGNNEPRRNGGTIPIQGVAGADSNSEKAWKITKGSKKIIVAVIDTGVDYKHEDLKDNIWVNTQELNGKKGVDDDNNGYVDDIYGYNFSKNTSDPMDDNKHGTHVAGIIGASHNNVGIKGVMADVQIMSVKYMDKKGRGTLSKAIEAILYAIDNGAKVLNNSWGARKHSQALEEIIQSSLNDGVLFVAAAGNSYSNNDEYPKWPANYKSPNLISVAAYNPEDRLAGFSCYGSESVHLAAPGRNIYSTAPKDKYIVLSGTSMAAPFVSGALGLALSLEKNLTATEIQELIISSSVKVDHLKERVKSGGRLDIYEFLKSITIF